CGAAAATATGAGATTAAAAGTTTGGGAACCACACAGAAGGTTTAGACCGATTTACAACAATGTAGACAGATTCTTTAATGAATTTGGCTGGGGACTTCAGCCAGCAGAAGAACTTAATGAGGGCAGCTGGACACCGAATGTAGATATTTATGAGACAGAGCAAAGCTATGTCCTAAATGCGGAGCTTCCAGGCCTAAGTAAAGAAGAAATCAATATTGATGTAAACGACAACACTCTCACTCTAAAAGGCGAGAAGAAATTTGAAGAGAAGGTCGAGAAGGAAAACTATGTCAGGGTAGAACGCTCTTATGGAAGTTTCTCTAGAAGCTTTACGCTCTCAGATGACGTAAATGCTGAGGCAATCACAGCCAACTATAACCAAGGAGTTTTAGAGTTAACTCTCCCTAAAAAAGAAGAGGCTAAACCCAAAGAAATTAAAGTAGAGATCAACTAAATAAATTCTGTAAGGGGCCCCACCAAGGGGCCTCTTATTAATTTTCTATTCCCAGTTTTTTTCGCAGCCCACGATCTATATTATTATTCTTTGTCCAGTAATCACTTTTTAGTACCTTATTCATAACAGCTTTAGTCGTTAGTGTTTTTGCTCCCGGACCAAATCCGCTTTTGTAGGTCTCTTCCCAAGAGACAATTTGATATGGGAAGAGTTTTCCAAAAGTGATTTTCATAGTTCTTCCGGAATCATCGTAGCTAAGCGTGTAATCCATTAGGCTATCATCGTCTGGGTTTTGTGTAAGAGCCGCATCTGATATTTCAACCTCAAGCTCTTTATGAGTGAGCCTTGAAGCCATCGCTGAAGGAATGATCTTAATTTTTCCCTGCGGAAGAGTTTCGGGCGAGAGTCTTATCCAAGCCCAGATTTCATCCTCTAAGATTTCTTTTTGAAGACTGAACTTTTCATCTCCCTCTGATTCGAAATAAGAAAAGCTTCTTACTTCATATCCGTTATCTTCTAGATTGAGCTGGGTAAATGTATTTCCGCACCACTCCTGTGAAGACGAGGTGAGTTTAAGAGTATTCGGGTATGAACTTAAATCTACAGGTGTAAAGACTGAATCCATCATAGAGTAGCGGTAAATTCCGGTATCAAACTTCTTTATTCTGTTTAGTTTTAGAACGCTCACGGCATCCTCTTTAGCGCTCTGTGGGTTATCAAGTTTAACTTGCTTAGATTTTGAGAAATCTTCAGTCACAAAAACAAGCACCGCGTAGCCCTCATGAAGCTCACCGTAGCGCGCCTGCTCTAGTTTGTAGCTTGTAATCTCAGCCTCCCCGCCGTACCAATAGTCTTTAAATGCTTGGCTGTCATGTGGATTCTCAGAACTAGAAGAATCTTGGGAATAAACCCATGAAAAAGGGGTTACTATGAAAAGTAAAACAAGGGTATATGCAAATAATATTCTATACATTTAATAACGCCTCCAAGTAATTTATGTAGATAGTATAATGGATGAACTGTAAAGCTATAAGATGCAATTTTTATGAAAAAAACAAGGGCAAGCTAGTGAAAAAAAATTTCACCAGCTCGCCCTTTGGAGGATGATGGCAAAATAAATAACTTAATTATAAATAGGATTAGATAGTAGTTCTGAAGTTGGCTTCCGACACCAGTTAGAACATAATCATCACCCTTGATAATAGTATAAACTAATTTTTAGAATTTACATAATCAATATTAAAAATATTTGCATATAGCATAGTTTATTAGAAAAAGTCGCTCTATGCTCAATATAACTAATATCTTATGGTAGCTTTATATCCCTATGAAAAAGACAATTGATAACTGGGTCCATATTCCCGGGCTTCACTGCGGATCTGTAACGCTTAGAGACGTGATGACGCACTACGGTTACAAGTGGTCTGAAGCCATGTGCTTTGGAAT
The DNA window shown above is from Thermodesulfobacteriota bacterium and carries:
- a CDS encoding Hsp20/alpha crystallin family protein, whose translation is MRLKVWEPHRRFRPIYNNVDRFFNEFGWGLQPAEELNEGSWTPNVDIYETEQSYVLNAELPGLSKEEINIDVNDNTLTLKGEKKFEEKVEKENYVRVERSYGSFSRSFTLSDDVNAEAITANYNQGVLELTLPKKEEAKPKEIKVEIN